A genome region from Candidatus Neomarinimicrobiota bacterium includes the following:
- a CDS encoding replication-associated recombination protein A, which yields MTTKSHDPSLFQQGDQHNLPPLADRVRPTTLEDFVGHEELLGPGRLLQKALETDTLFSLVFWGPPGSGKTTLAKLLARHSQAAFHEFSAVAAGVKDIRAILELGRSNRELGRRTILFIDEIHRFNKAQQDTLLHAVEDGTIIFIGATTENPSFEVIGPLLSRSRVIRLPPYTPPQLTVMLDRALAEDIVLSRKEIALDEGVKTLLVDSAGGDARKMFNALDIAVGQQGAAERITLTKAAVEEALQQRSLLYDRAGDYHYDTISAFIKSVRGSDPDAAIYWLAVMVEGGEKPEFMARRLVILASEDIGNADPQALVLATSGMQAVHLVGMPEAALILAQVTTYLASAPKSNAAHAALQGATQRVRADGAQTVPLPLRNAPTDLMAAEGYGKDYAYPHNEPGHFVAADYFPAGMAAEAFYRPTDQGHEQFIRQRLEKLWGGRY from the coding sequence ATGACCACTAAGTCCCACGACCCCTCCCTCTTTCAACAGGGGGACCAGCACAACCTGCCGCCGCTGGCCGACCGGGTGCGCCCCACCACCCTGGAGGACTTCGTGGGCCACGAGGAGCTGCTGGGGCCCGGCCGCCTGTTGCAAAAGGCGCTGGAGACCGACACGCTCTTCTCGCTGGTCTTCTGGGGCCCGCCCGGCTCCGGGAAGACCACCCTGGCCAAGCTGCTGGCACGGCACTCCCAGGCCGCGTTCCACGAGTTCTCCGCAGTAGCGGCGGGAGTCAAGGACATCCGTGCCATCCTGGAGCTGGGCAGGAGCAATCGTGAGCTGGGGCGCCGGACCATTCTGTTTATCGATGAGATTCATCGCTTTAACAAGGCCCAGCAGGACACTCTGCTGCACGCGGTGGAGGACGGCACCATCATTTTCATTGGCGCCACGACGGAGAACCCCAGCTTCGAGGTGATCGGCCCGCTGCTCTCCCGCAGCCGCGTCATCCGTCTGCCGCCCTATACCCCCCCGCAGCTGACGGTCATGCTGGACCGCGCCCTGGCAGAGGATATCGTCCTGTCCCGGAAGGAGATCGCCCTTGATGAGGGGGTCAAAACCTTGCTGGTGGATTCCGCCGGTGGCGACGCCCGTAAGATGTTCAATGCCCTGGATATTGCCGTGGGGCAGCAGGGCGCCGCTGAGCGTATCACACTCACCAAGGCTGCCGTCGAAGAGGCCCTCCAGCAGCGCAGCCTGCTGTACGACCGGGCCGGCGACTACCATTACGACACTATTTCGGCGTTCATCAAATCGGTACGGGGCAGCGACCCCGATGCCGCCATCTACTGGCTGGCCGTCATGGTGGAAGGGGGCGAGAAGCCCGAGTTCATGGCCCGGCGGCTGGTTATCCTGGCCTCGGAAGACATCGGTAACGCCGATCCCCAGGCCCTGGTGCTGGCCACCAGCGGGATGCAGGCCGTCCATCTGGTGGGCATGCCGGAGGCGGCGCTTATCCTGGCCCAGGTCACTACCTATCTGGCGTCGGCGCCCAAGAGCAATGCGGCCCATGCCGCCCTCCAAGGGGCCACCCAGCGGGTGCGGGCCGACGGGGCCCAGACCGTGCCCCTGCCGTTGCGCAACGCCCCCACCGACCTCATGGCCGCGGAGGGCTACGGCAAGGACTACGCCTATCCCCACAATGAGCCCGGGCACTTCGTCGCGGCCGACTATTTCCCCGCCGGGATGGCTGCGGAGGCGTTCTACCGGCCCACCGATCAGGGCCATGAGCAATTCATCCGGCAGCGGCTGGAGAAGCTGTGGGGCGGCCGCTACTAG
- a CDS encoding PTS sugar transporter subunit IIA encodes MSSIASHLSEELIVLPMRATGREGALRELLMPLQMLHIIDASDATLDSILKRERRMSTGVGKGVALPHGLSPNVKDLALVVGISPGGIDFKAVDGALCHIFVLLVSPADQPDSHLKTLGRISKLLGESDLRSALLDSETAGQVISTLQAWDSPPDEMPI; translated from the coding sequence ATGAGTAGCATCGCATCCCACCTCTCCGAGGAGCTTATCGTCCTGCCCATGCGCGCCACCGGCAGGGAAGGCGCTCTCAGGGAATTGCTCATGCCCCTGCAGATGCTGCACATCATTGACGCGTCCGATGCCACCCTCGATTCCATCCTTAAGCGCGAACGCCGCATGAGCACCGGTGTGGGCAAAGGGGTGGCGCTGCCCCACGGCCTCAGTCCCAACGTGAAGGACCTGGCCCTGGTGGTGGGCATCTCTCCCGGGGGCATCGATTTCAAGGCCGTTGACGGTGCCCTGTGCCACATCTTTGTGCTGCTGGTTAGCCCCGCGGATCAGCCCGACAGCCATCTCAAGACCCTGGGCCGCATCAGCAAGCTCCTGGGCGAGAGTGATCTGCGTAGCGCGCTCTTGGACAGCGAAACTGCGGGGCAGGTTATCTCAACGCTGCAGGCGTGGGACTCCCCCCCCGATGAAATGCCCATCTAG
- a CDS encoding histidine--tRNA ligase translates to MRDLLPAETPLWRHAEGLVHTVSAAYGYQEIRTPAFEPTQLFVRSVGQETDIVHKEMYSLEDQGGKHLTLKPELTAPVVRAYIENHLDREAPLARLYYLDRLFRQERPQKGRLRQFHQFGAEALGSPHPEQDVEIIALAYDLCARFQPHGLTVHLNTIGTPASRGAYLQQLRAALTPFAHQLVGLDRQRLERNPLRLFDSKAPETRALMEQHAPSLADYLSPEDIRHHDEVRAGLQALDIPFEDAPRLVRGLDYYTRTIFEITAPQLGAQDALCGGGRYDGLVQQLGGPDIPATGFAAGIERLLLAAGDGLRAQIASPSLDVAVVVLAEAARFPAMKAASDLRAAGFSVILETLRRSARAQLREANRAAARVAVIFGEEELAHQACSVKPMAGGKQTEVPLAGLVEHVQGLLRS, encoded by the coding sequence ATGCGGGACCTGCTGCCCGCCGAAACGCCCCTCTGGCGTCATGCCGAGGGGCTGGTGCATACCGTCTCGGCGGCCTATGGCTACCAGGAAATCCGCACACCGGCTTTCGAGCCTACCCAGCTGTTTGTCCGGAGCGTGGGGCAGGAGACCGACATCGTCCATAAGGAGATGTACTCCCTGGAGGACCAGGGCGGCAAGCACCTCACCCTCAAACCCGAACTTACCGCGCCCGTCGTAAGGGCTTACATTGAGAACCACCTCGACCGGGAAGCGCCCCTCGCCCGGCTCTATTATCTGGACCGGCTTTTCCGTCAGGAGCGGCCCCAGAAAGGCCGCCTGCGTCAGTTCCACCAGTTCGGCGCCGAGGCGCTGGGCTCGCCACACCCGGAACAGGACGTGGAGATCATCGCCCTGGCCTACGACCTATGCGCCCGCTTCCAGCCCCACGGCCTCACCGTGCACCTGAACACCATTGGCACGCCCGCAAGCCGGGGCGCCTACCTGCAACAGCTGCGCGCGGCGCTGACCCCCTTTGCCCACCAGCTGGTCGGCCTCGACCGGCAGCGCCTGGAACGCAATCCCCTGCGCCTGTTCGACAGCAAGGCCCCGGAGACCCGCGCCCTCATGGAGCAGCACGCCCCGTCCCTGGCCGACTACCTGTCCCCCGAAGACATTCGCCACCATGACGAGGTGCGCGCCGGCCTCCAGGCTTTGGACATCCCCTTTGAGGACGCCCCCCGCCTGGTCCGCGGCCTGGACTACTACACCCGCACCATCTTTGAGATCACCGCGCCGCAGCTGGGCGCTCAGGACGCCCTCTGCGGTGGCGGCCGCTATGACGGCCTCGTGCAGCAGCTGGGCGGCCCCGACATTCCCGCCACCGGCTTTGCCGCCGGTATTGAGCGTCTCCTGCTGGCCGCCGGAGATGGGCTGCGCGCCCAGATTGCGTCCCCATCCCTGGACGTGGCCGTGGTGGTCCTCGCCGAGGCGGCGCGTTTCCCGGCCATGAAGGCCGCCAGTGACCTGCGGGCGGCCGGGTTCAGCGTAATCCTGGAGACTCTGCGCCGCAGCGCCAGGGCCCAGCTGCGGGAGGCCAACCGGGCCGCCGCCCGGGTGGCGGTCATCTTCGGGGAGGAGGAGCTCGCCCACCAGGCCTGTAGCGTCAAACCGATGGCCGGTGGCAAGCAGACGGAGGTGCCGCTGGCGGGGCTGGTGGAGCACGTCCAGGGGCTGCTCCGCTCCTGA
- a CDS encoding addiction module antitoxin, which translates to MQKKLTLTIDEKVYEGLHAQIGRRRISRFIEDLVRPHVIDKDLAAGYQQMALDEEREAEALEWAEATVGDVRREAR; encoded by the coding sequence ATGCAAAAGAAATTGACCCTCACCATTGATGAGAAGGTCTACGAAGGCCTGCATGCGCAGATCGGCCGCCGCCGCATAAGCCGCTTCATTGAAGACCTCGTGCGTCCCCATGTCATCGATAAGGATTTAGCCGCCGGTTACCAGCAGATGGCCTTGGACGAGGAGCGTGAAGCTGAAGCTCTGGAATGGGCCGAAGCCACGGTAGGAGACGTGCGCCGTGAAGCGCGGTGA
- a CDS encoding type II toxin-antitoxin system PemK/MazF family toxin, protein MKRGEVWWVNFEPSVGGEIRKRRPAVIISNDAANKYLNRVQVVPLSSKTGRVYPSEALVVVKDKQNKAMADQLTTVSKLRLMDNAGSLSAADMYQVERVVKVQLGLQTAS, encoded by the coding sequence GTGAAGCGCGGTGAGGTTTGGTGGGTGAACTTCGAACCGTCCGTAGGCGGTGAGATCAGGAAAAGGCGACCGGCTGTGATTATCAGCAATGACGCCGCCAACAAATATCTCAATCGCGTGCAGGTTGTTCCCCTTTCATCCAAAACCGGCCGGGTTTATCCCAGTGAGGCGCTCGTCGTCGTCAAGGACAAACAGAATAAAGCCATGGCTGACCAGCTCACCACCGTAAGTAAGCTGCGGCTTATGGATAATGCCGGCAGTTTATCGGCCGCTGACATGTACCAGGTGGAGCGTGTCGTAAAGGTGCAGCTAGGTTTGCAAACTGCGTCGTAG
- a CDS encoding RNA methyltransferase has translation MPLTHRALKDLRALRLKKHRHAQGQALVEGARLVGAALGSDAEVAQLFWTEAFAASPAALPLKSALQRRGLPPTDLTGTQAEQLAETRHPQGVFAVVAQPRLAPDAQRLLQPPILILDAIADPGNLGTLLRTADWFGLPTVWVSADSADVTSPKVLRAGAGAHFHLPTLWQGALPSLADRLAAGNTTLMGAVLDGAPLTAAALPGNDWALVVGSEAHGLSPFWRQRLDRALTIPGVGRAESLNAAVATGILLHYLRGGQEGAGPTAEWLAGKGN, from the coding sequence ATGCCCCTCACCCACCGCGCCCTTAAAGACCTCCGCGCCCTGCGGCTGAAAAAGCACCGCCACGCCCAGGGTCAGGCCCTGGTGGAAGGGGCCCGGCTGGTGGGCGCGGCCCTGGGCTCCGATGCCGAGGTGGCCCAGCTGTTCTGGACCGAGGCCTTCGCCGCGTCCCCGGCCGCGCTCCCGCTCAAGTCGGCCCTCCAGCGCCGGGGGTTGCCGCCCACCGACCTCACCGGCACCCAGGCCGAGCAGTTGGCCGAGACCCGCCACCCCCAGGGCGTCTTTGCCGTGGTGGCCCAGCCCCGCCTGGCCCCCGATGCCCAGCGCCTGCTCCAGCCCCCCATCCTGATCTTGGACGCCATCGCCGATCCAGGCAACCTGGGCACGCTGCTGCGCACCGCGGACTGGTTCGGCCTGCCCACGGTGTGGGTGAGCGCTGACAGCGCCGATGTCACCAGTCCCAAAGTACTCCGGGCCGGCGCCGGTGCCCATTTCCATCTGCCGACCCTCTGGCAGGGGGCGCTGCCGTCCCTGGCCGACCGCCTGGCCGCGGGCAACACCACCCTCATGGGCGCCGTGCTGGACGGAGCGCCCCTGACTGCGGCGGCCCTGCCCGGCAATGACTGGGCCCTGGTGGTGGGCAGTGAGGCCCACGGTCTCAGCCCCTTCTGGCGGCAGCGCCTGGACCGGGCGCTCACCATCCCGGGCGTCGGCCGGGCGGAAAGTCTCAACGCGGCGGTGGCGACGGGCATCCTCCTGCATTACCTTCGGGGCGGTCAAGAGGGAGCGGGGCCGACAGCGGAATGGCTGGCTGGGAAAGGAAATTGA
- a CDS encoding UBP-type zinc finger domain-containing protein encodes MLTQTCAHLPGKLQASAGDVCQECGDSGPLRVCVTCGFVGCCESRRAHETARARSSGHPIIRSLPLSAGSFTWCYECNAYVA; translated from the coding sequence ATGTTGACCCAGACGTGTGCACACCTTCCCGGTAAGCTGCAGGCGTCCGCCGGCGATGTCTGTCAGGAGTGCGGCGACAGCGGCCCCTTGCGCGTCTGCGTCACCTGCGGGTTTGTGGGCTGCTGTGAATCTCGCCGGGCACACGAAACCGCCCGCGCCCGCTCGTCCGGCCACCCGATAATCAGGTCGCTGCCCTTAAGTGCGGGCTCCTTTACCTGGTGCTACGAGTGTAACGCCTACGTAGCCTAG
- a CDS encoding DUF1624 domain-containing protein, which yields MTAEPEQKRLLSLDAFRGLTIAGMILVNNPGDWSHVYWPLRHAQWNGWTPTDWIFPFFLFIMGVAMALSLKRREAGGAGRAELWKQVFKRTAVLFGLGLMLNGYPRFDLAHLRIMGVLQRIALCYLVVSSVLLALPRRRYQWLAMAAIVALYLGIMYGVDVPGHGRGVLTAEGHASGYIDRLILGAAHLWSGTRVYDPEGLVSTLPAIFTAFLGFWFGRVLVERPSHRDRLRQWLIYGGGLLVAGQLAHFIMPINKQLWTPSYVLFMGGLGGLFLAGCYWLIEVRGRAQWSRPFVMLGRNPLFIFWLSGFLARNLLLIKLTTADGPKSLWSLLYRAGFLPFLSDINASLAFAFTNVVFWLLVAWLMVRRRWFIKI from the coding sequence ATGACTGCCGAACCCGAGCAAAAACGCCTGCTCTCACTGGACGCCTTTCGGGGCCTCACCATTGCCGGCATGATCCTGGTGAACAATCCCGGTGACTGGTCCCACGTCTACTGGCCCCTGCGCCACGCCCAGTGGAACGGCTGGACCCCCACCGACTGGATCTTCCCCTTTTTCCTGTTCATTATGGGTGTGGCCATGGCCCTCTCGCTCAAGCGCCGGGAGGCCGGCGGGGCCGGCCGCGCCGAGCTCTGGAAGCAGGTGTTTAAGCGCACGGCCGTCCTCTTCGGGCTGGGGCTCATGCTCAACGGCTACCCCCGCTTTGACCTCGCCCACCTGCGCATCATGGGGGTGCTCCAGCGCATCGCCCTCTGCTACCTGGTGGTCTCAAGTGTCCTGCTCGCCCTGCCCCGGCGCCGCTACCAGTGGCTCGCCATGGCCGCGATCGTCGCCCTCTATTTGGGCATCATGTACGGGGTGGACGTGCCGGGCCACGGGCGCGGCGTCCTCACCGCTGAAGGCCACGCCAGCGGCTATATTGACCGCCTCATCCTGGGCGCGGCCCACCTCTGGAGCGGCACCAGGGTCTACGACCCCGAGGGGCTGGTCTCCACCCTGCCGGCCATCTTCACAGCTTTCCTGGGGTTTTGGTTCGGCCGGGTGCTGGTGGAGCGCCCGAGCCACCGCGACCGCCTCCGCCAGTGGTTGATCTACGGCGGCGGGCTCCTTGTGGCCGGCCAGCTGGCCCACTTCATCATGCCCATCAACAAGCAGCTCTGGACGCCCAGCTATGTCCTGTTCATGGGCGGTCTGGGCGGCCTGTTTCTGGCCGGCTGCTACTGGCTCATCGAGGTGCGGGGCCGCGCGCAATGGTCCCGTCCCTTCGTCATGCTGGGCCGCAACCCCCTGTTCATTTTCTGGCTGTCGGGCTTCCTGGCGCGCAACCTCCTGCTCATCAAGCTCACCACCGCAGACGGCCCGAAGTCACTCTGGAGCCTGCTCTATCGCGCCGGCTTCCTGCCCTTTTTATCCGACATCAACGCCTCCCTGGCGTTCGCTTTCACCAACGTCGTCTTCTGGCTGCTGGTGGCCTGGCTCATGGTCCGCCGGCGCTGGTTCATCAAGATTTAG
- a CDS encoding insulinase family protein, which yields MKRSQISVIILSLGLALQLAAGQVPDIPYTKFVLDNGLTLIVHEDHKAPIVAVNIWYHVGSKNEKPGKTGFAHLFEHLMFNGSENFNDDYIQALERVGATDLNGTTNNDRTNYFQNVPTASLDVALWMESDRMGHLLGVVDQERLDEQRGVVQNEKRQGENQPYGVTDQLIVEGTYPPGHPYSWTVIGSMEDLEAASLEDVHTWFETYYGAANAVIVLAGDIDPETARERVEHYFGHIPAGPPIARQEAWIAKRSGTHRQSTLDRVPQARIYKVWNIPEWRAEELAYLDLVTDVLGSGKNARLYKRLVYEDQIATDVAAFVRPHEVGSQLVLQATAQQGVELAEVEAAMDEELAEFLSKGPVKNELQRIKTQYRARFIRGIERVGGFGGKSDILASNEVYGGSPDYYKTTLRRVAEATARDLKDAARAWLSDGAYILEVHPYPKFATAEDQADRSRLPAGGGLTRLELPPMERATLSNGLEVIFSQRTDIPVVDVQLVVNAGYAADQHHAPGTASLATAMLDEGTRRRSALKISAELELLGATLGTRSNLDLSVVTLSTLEENLRKALDIFADVIINPAFPEEDFQRVKRQRLAGIRQEQANPVQLALRIFPKLLYGEGHAYGNPYTGSGTTAAVEAMTRQLMVDFHRTWFQPGNATLVVVGATTLAEVIPLLEAKFAGWKDQAPPPAINVGAVDMPLESSIYLIDKPGAIQTVILAGHVAPPTNNPNEIAISAMNYILGGAFTSRVNMNLREDKHWSYGAHTLLLDARGPRTFVAYAPVQTDKTKESMAEINKELRDILGRRPATADELQKAKDNRTLRLPGAYETKAAVRDNIVRSLRFGLPDDYMETFAEKVLALRLADITRVARQVVHPDKFTWIVVGDRSEIESGIRLLGYGEVHIIDTEGNPVE from the coding sequence ATGAAACGTAGCCAGATTTCGGTGATCATTTTATCGCTGGGGCTGGCGCTGCAGCTAGCGGCGGGACAGGTCCCCGACATCCCCTACACCAAGTTCGTCCTGGACAACGGGCTGACCCTCATCGTCCACGAGGACCACAAGGCCCCCATCGTGGCGGTCAACATCTGGTACCACGTGGGGAGCAAGAACGAGAAGCCCGGCAAGACGGGCTTTGCCCACCTGTTCGAGCATCTCATGTTCAACGGCTCGGAGAATTTCAACGACGACTACATTCAGGCGCTGGAACGGGTTGGCGCCACCGATCTGAACGGGACCACCAATAACGACCGCACCAACTACTTCCAGAACGTGCCCACGGCGTCCCTGGATGTGGCCCTGTGGATGGAATCGGACCGCATGGGCCACCTGCTGGGGGTGGTGGACCAGGAACGGCTGGATGAACAGCGCGGGGTGGTGCAGAACGAAAAGCGGCAGGGCGAGAACCAGCCCTATGGCGTCACCGATCAGCTCATTGTGGAAGGGACCTATCCCCCGGGGCACCCCTATTCATGGACGGTGATCGGCTCAATGGAGGACCTGGAGGCCGCTTCACTGGAGGATGTGCACACATGGTTCGAGACCTACTACGGGGCGGCCAACGCCGTCATCGTACTGGCCGGGGACATCGACCCGGAAACCGCGCGGGAGCGGGTAGAGCACTACTTCGGTCATATACCCGCCGGGCCGCCCATCGCCCGGCAGGAGGCCTGGATCGCGAAACGCAGCGGGACGCACCGCCAGTCGACCCTGGACCGAGTGCCGCAGGCCAGGATCTACAAGGTATGGAATATCCCGGAATGGCGGGCCGAGGAGTTGGCCTATCTGGACCTGGTGACGGACGTGTTGGGCAGCGGCAAGAACGCCCGGCTGTACAAGCGCCTGGTGTATGAGGACCAGATCGCCACCGATGTGGCGGCCTTCGTCAGACCCCATGAGGTGGGCAGCCAACTCGTTCTGCAGGCGACGGCACAGCAGGGCGTCGAGCTGGCCGAGGTGGAAGCGGCCATGGACGAAGAACTGGCCGAGTTCCTGTCGAAAGGGCCGGTGAAGAACGAGCTCCAGCGCATCAAGACGCAGTACCGGGCACGCTTCATCCGGGGCATCGAGCGGGTGGGCGGCTTCGGCGGCAAATCGGATATTCTGGCCTCGAATGAGGTCTACGGCGGCAGCCCCGATTATTACAAGACCACCCTGAGACGGGTCGCGGAGGCAACAGCGCGGGACCTGAAGGACGCCGCCCGGGCGTGGCTGTCAGACGGCGCTTATATCCTGGAGGTGCACCCCTACCCAAAATTTGCCACGGCCGAGGACCAGGCGGACCGCTCGAGGCTGCCGGCGGGCGGAGGGCTGACCCGCCTGGAGCTGCCCCCCATGGAGCGGGCAACACTATCCAACGGGCTGGAGGTAATTTTCTCCCAGCGGACAGATATCCCGGTGGTGGATGTGCAGCTGGTGGTGAACGCCGGCTATGCGGCTGACCAGCACCACGCTCCGGGCACCGCCAGCCTGGCCACAGCCATGCTGGATGAAGGCACCAGGAGACGGTCCGCGCTGAAAATCAGCGCGGAGCTGGAGCTGCTGGGGGCGACGCTGGGCACCCGCTCCAATCTGGACCTCAGCGTGGTGACCCTGTCAACCCTGGAGGAGAACCTGCGCAAGGCGCTGGACATCTTTGCCGATGTCATTATCAACCCCGCATTTCCCGAAGAAGACTTCCAGCGCGTGAAGCGGCAGCGGCTGGCGGGCATCCGTCAGGAGCAGGCCAACCCCGTGCAGCTGGCGTTGCGAATTTTCCCCAAGTTGCTGTACGGCGAGGGGCACGCTTACGGGAACCCCTACACAGGCAGCGGCACCACAGCGGCCGTGGAGGCCATGACGCGTCAGCTAATGGTGGACTTCCACCGCACGTGGTTCCAGCCGGGCAATGCCACGCTCGTTGTGGTGGGGGCCACCACCCTGGCGGAGGTTATCCCGCTGCTGGAGGCCAAGTTTGCGGGCTGGAAGGACCAGGCTCCGCCCCCGGCCATTAATGTGGGCGCGGTGGACATGCCACTGGAGAGCAGCATCTACCTCATCGACAAGCCGGGCGCCATTCAGACGGTGATCCTGGCGGGACACGTGGCCCCACCAACGAACAATCCCAACGAGATCGCCATCAGCGCCATGAACTACATCCTGGGGGGCGCCTTCACGTCCCGGGTGAACATGAACCTGCGGGAAGACAAGCACTGGTCCTACGGCGCCCACACTCTGCTGCTGGACGCACGGGGCCCGCGGACCTTCGTGGCGTATGCGCCGGTACAGACGGACAAGACCAAGGAATCCATGGCCGAGATCAACAAGGAGTTGCGGGATATTCTGGGCCGGCGGCCAGCCACGGCAGATGAGTTGCAGAAAGCCAAGGACAATCGCACCCTGCGTCTGCCCGGCGCCTACGAAACCAAAGCTGCCGTGCGCGACAACATCGTGCGCAGCCTGCGCTTCGGGCTACCGGATGACTACATGGAGACGTTCGCCGAGAAGGTACTGGCCTTGCGGCTGGCCGACATCACCCGGGTAGCCAGGCAGGTGGTGCACCCGGACAAGTTCACCTGGATTGTGGTGGGGGACAGGTCGGAGATAGAGAGCGGCATACGCTTGCTGGGCTACGGCGAGGTACACATCATTGATACCGAAGGCAACCCGGTGGAGTGA
- a CDS encoding S9 family peptidase produces the protein MKRILPLSVLALSFACTSAPGPRLEEIAVAGNGFRYPNARQADLVEDFHGTAVPDPYHWMVAPDDPETRAWVAAQNALTRAHLDAIPARKAIESRLAQLWNYPRYGLPERHGDRYYYELHDGLQNQPVLYMVTDLEGDPQVVLDPNTFSADGAEALTTQAFSPNGRLLAYGRNPGGSDWGTLHVRDIDAGRDYDEVFANMRYTGVAWKRDNSGFYYTQFPAPGSVPDEDLYFYQRVYWHRLGTAPADDPIVFSMPEEKDLSAYPMVTDDGAYLFLYLVRGTDSRNGLYYRPMDSDGDFVRLLPPEEALYEPVGAIGSVIYLQTDLDAPRGRIVALDLERPDRADWRQVIPQHEQDVISSARLINGHLVVQVMHQAHELLKIYDLQGNLVHDIQLPAMGSVEGPSGRQEDSEFFFSFTSFLYPTAIYRYDFAAGEAAIFRASTVAFDPSGYETTQAFYPSKDGTRVSLFLTHRKGLRRDGKNPALLYGYGGFNISELPEFDVRILPFIEAGGVYALANLRGGSEYGEDWHQAGMLRRKQNVFDDFIAAAEWLIGSGYTSSPRLAINGRSNGGLLTAAVLVQRPKLFGVAVPQVGVLDMLHYHQWGAGRFWTGEYGNAEADPDHFKFLYAYSPLHNVRPGTAYPPTLITTAETDDRVVPVHSKKFAAALQAADAGTNPILIRVETRAGHGAGKPIAKRIQEYADIYAFIFKHLGME, from the coding sequence ATGAAGCGCATCCTGCCCCTGTCAGTCCTGGCCCTTAGCTTTGCCTGCACATCGGCCCCCGGCCCCCGGCTCGAGGAGATCGCAGTTGCGGGCAACGGCTTCCGCTATCCCAACGCCCGCCAGGCCGACCTGGTGGAGGATTTTCACGGCACCGCCGTGCCCGACCCCTACCACTGGATGGTCGCTCCCGACGACCCCGAGACCCGCGCCTGGGTGGCAGCCCAAAATGCGCTCACCCGCGCACACCTCGATGCCATTCCGGCGCGGAAGGCCATCGAATCCCGTCTGGCCCAGCTCTGGAACTACCCCCGCTACGGCCTGCCTGAGCGGCATGGCGACCGCTACTACTATGAGCTGCACGACGGCCTGCAGAACCAGCCCGTGCTCTACATGGTCACCGATCTGGAGGGCGATCCTCAGGTGGTGCTCGACCCCAACACCTTCAGTGCGGACGGCGCCGAAGCCCTCACCACCCAGGCGTTCAGCCCCAACGGCCGTCTGCTGGCCTACGGCCGCAACCCCGGCGGCAGCGACTGGGGCACCCTCCACGTCCGGGACATCGATGCCGGCCGGGACTACGACGAGGTATTCGCCAACATGCGCTACACCGGCGTGGCCTGGAAGCGCGACAACAGCGGGTTTTACTACACCCAGTTCCCCGCCCCCGGCTCCGTCCCCGATGAAGACCTCTACTTCTACCAGCGGGTTTACTGGCACCGGCTGGGCACCGCCCCCGCCGACGATCCCATCGTTTTCAGCATGCCCGAGGAGAAGGACCTCAGCGCCTACCCGATGGTCACCGATGATGGCGCCTACCTGTTCCTTTACCTTGTCCGGGGCACCGACAGCCGCAACGGGCTATACTATCGGCCCATGGACAGCGACGGCGACTTCGTCCGCCTGCTCCCACCCGAGGAAGCGCTCTACGAGCCGGTGGGCGCCATCGGCAGCGTGATCTACCTCCAGACCGACCTGGACGCACCCCGCGGCCGCATCGTGGCACTGGACCTGGAGCGTCCCGACAGGGCGGACTGGCGCCAGGTGATACCCCAGCACGAGCAGGACGTCATCAGCTCCGCCCGGCTCATCAACGGCCACCTGGTCGTACAGGTCATGCACCAGGCCCACGAGCTCCTCAAGATCTACGACCTGCAGGGCAACCTGGTCCACGACATCCAGCTGCCCGCAATGGGGTCGGTGGAGGGCCCCTCCGGGCGGCAGGAGGACAGCGAGTTTTTCTTCTCCTTCACCAGCTTTCTTTACCCCACTGCCATTTACCGTTACGACTTTGCCGCCGGTGAAGCCGCCATCTTCCGCGCCTCAACCGTCGCTTTCGACCCCTCCGGCTACGAGACCACCCAGGCCTTCTACCCCTCCAAAGACGGCACCCGGGTCTCCCTGTTCCTCACCCACCGGAAGGGGCTGCGGCGCGACGGCAAGAACCCCGCTCTGCTCTACGGCTATGGCGGCTTCAACATCAGCGAGCTGCCCGAGTTCGATGTGCGCATCCTGCCCTTCATCGAGGCCGGCGGGGTCTACGCGCTGGCCAACCTGCGCGGCGGCAGCGAGTACGGCGAGGACTGGCACCAGGCCGGCATGCTCCGCCGTAAGCAGAATGTCTTTGACGATTTCATTGCCGCCGCCGAGTGGCTCATAGGCAGCGGCTACACCAGTAGCCCGCGCCTGGCCATCAACGGGCGCTCCAACGGCGGACTGCTCACCGCCGCCGTCCTTGTGCAGCGGCCAAAACTGTTCGGCGTGGCCGTCCCCCAGGTGGGCGTCCTGGACATGCTCCACTACCACCAGTGGGGCGCGGGCCGCTTCTGGACCGGCGAGTACGGCAACGCCGAGGCCGATCCGGACCACTTCAAGTTCCTCTACGCCTACTCACCCCTGCATAACGTCCGCCCCGGCACGGCCTATCCGCCCACCCTCATCACCACCGCCGAGACCGACGACCGGGTGGTGCCGGTGCAC